The following are from one region of the Fusarium keratoplasticum isolate Fu6.1 chromosome 4, whole genome shotgun sequence genome:
- a CDS encoding NADH-ubiquinone oxidoreductase 23 kDa subunit, mitochondrial, whose protein sequence is MAPALQASTAMLARRQLTSSSLVAARLFVAQQRGYATPQGPPPANFRTSRQVQWTWDKESTLDRMGKFFLMTEMARGMYVLLEQFFRPPYTIYYPFEKGPISPRFRGEHALRRYPSGEERCIACKLCEAICPAQAITIEAEERADGSRRTTKYDIDMTKCIYCGFCQESCPVDAIVESPNAEYATETREELLYNKEKLLSNGDKWEPELAAAIRADAPYR, encoded by the exons ATGGCCCCGGCCCTGCAGGCCTCGACGGCCATGCTCGCGCGCCGCCAGCTCACCTCCAGCTCCCTTGTGGCCGCGAGACTCTTTGTTGCCCAGCAGCGAGGATACGCGACGCCCCAGGGACCTCCCCCCGCCAACTTCCGAACGAGCAGACAGGTGCAGTGGACGTGGGATAAGGAGAGCACCCTGGACCGCATGGGCAAGTTTTTCCTCATGACGGAGATGGCGAGGGGCATGTATGTGCTGCTCGAGCAGTTCTTCCGACCACC CTACACCATCTACTACCCCTTCGAGAAG GGCCCCATCTCCCCCCGATTCCGAGGCGAGCACGCCCTCCGACGATACCCCTCTGGTGAGGAGCGATGCATTGCCTGCAAGCTCTGCGAGGCT ATCTGCCCCgcccaggccatcaccatcgaggccgaggagcgaGCCGACGGATCCCGCCGAACGACCAAGTACGATATCGACATGACCAAGTGCATCTACTGCGGTTTCTGCCAGGAGTCTTGCCCCGTCGACGCCATCGTTGAGAGCCCCAACGCCGAGTACGCTACCGAGACCCGAGAAGAGCTGCTGTACAACAAGG AGAAGCTCCTTTCCAACGGAGACAAGTGGGAGCCCGAGCTCGCAGCCGCCATCCGCGCCGACGCGCCATACCGATAA
- a CDS encoding Peptidase-M14 domain-containing protein, whose product MKLHLLTFALSASACLLPSDLVPRDSREANHFALHARQSRPEPDFPIGKGDRFNKGAIVPKGLSTSDRDLKSILTPTEVSSALQGLANTFKDVELIRPPYKSYEGFQFLGAQVGKKPKLLIISGVHARERGGPDNVVYFLSDLLHARKANKGLKYGKTTFSAAQVRKALDAGIVILPLVNPDGVKYDQATNECWRKNRNPKSSKGRPDKIGIDINRNYDFIWDYKKAFSPDADLSGVSSDDPSSEVFHGTSPTSEPETKSVVWAMDKYKDLTWFIDLHSFGGDILYAWGDDNAQTKDPKENFLNPKYDGRRGVVGDEPVKTGYKEYIKSQDLTVQKSLANRMKVAMEKAGATLYAVMESVGLYPTAGASTDYAQGRYYAAKCGVGKLQAYTIEFGEESGSAACPFYPGKTQYHSWMRQVASGLMEVALQAADSKPESKKC is encoded by the coding sequence ATGAAGCTTCACCTCCTCACCTTTGCCCTCTCGGCCTCCGCCTGCCTCCTCCCTTCGGACCTCGTCCCTAGGGATTCGCGTGAGGCCAACCACTTTGCCCTGCACGCTAGACAATCCCGTCCGGAGCCAGACTTTCCCATCGGAAAGGGCGACCGCTTCAATAAGGGCGCCATTGTCCCCAAGGGCCTTTCTACCTCTGACCGCGACCTCAAGTCCATCCTCACGCCCACCGAAGTCTCGTCTGCCCTGCAAGGCCTCGCAAACACCTTCAAGGATGTTGAGCTGATCCGTCCTCCGTACAAGTCGTATGAGGGTTTCCAGTTCCTGGGCGCCCAGGTTGGAAAGAAGCCCAagctgctcatcatcagcggCGTGCACGCCCGTGAGCGCGGCGGACCTGACAACGTCGTCTACTTCCTGTCGGACCTGCTGCACGCCcgcaaggccaacaagggCCTCAAGTACGGCAAGACGACCTTTTCCGCTGCCCAGGTCCGCAAGGCCCTCGACGCCGGCATCGTCATTCTCCCGCTCGTCAACCCGGACGGCGTCAAGTATGACCAGGCCACCAATGAATGCTGGCGCAAGAACCGTAACCCCAAGAGCTCCAAGGGCAGACCTGACAAGAtcggcatcgacatcaaccGCAACTATGATTTCATCTGGGACTACAAGAAGGCCTTTAGCCCCGACGCTGATCTTTCGGGTGTTTCTTCGGATGACCCCTCCAGCGAGGTGTTCCACGGCACGTCGCCGACTTCGGAGCCCGAGACTAAGAGTGTCGTCTGGGCTATGGACAAGTACAAGGATCTGACCTGGTTCATCGACCTGCACTCTTTCGGTGGTGATATCCTCTATGCCTGGGGTGATGACAACGCCCAGACCAAGGATCCCAAGGAGAACTTTCTCAACCCCAAGTACGACGGTCGCCGTGGTGTCGTGGGCGATGAGCCCGTCAAGACTGGATACAAGGAGTACATTAAGAGCCAGGACCTCACTGTCCAAAAGTCGCTGGCGAACCGCATGAAggtggccatggagaaggccGGCGCCACCCTGTACGCCGTCATGGAGTCTGTCGGCCTGTACCCAACTGCCGGAGCCAGCACCGACTACGCCCAGGGCCGATACTACGCGGCCAAGTGCGGCGTCGGAAAGCTGCAGGCTTACACCATCGAGTTTGGTGAGGAGAGCGGATCCGCGGCTTGTCCATTTTACCCCGGCAAGACCCAGTATCACTCGTGGATGAGGCAGGTTGCCTCGGGACTGATGGAGGTTGCGCTTCAGGCGGCTGATAGCAAGCCCGAGAGTAAGAAGTGCtga